A portion of the Punica granatum isolate Tunisia-2019 chromosome 7, ASM765513v2, whole genome shotgun sequence genome contains these proteins:
- the LOC116214457 gene encoding UDP-glycosyltransferase 71A15-like — protein MKDRVLLHWVCCFTSSPFVMSKAGICVNPVPAKVVPSVLLKRDWSNILLDQFRQFSETEGIVVNMFLVLESHAVSCVARDRNSEMYTVGPILDLKGDARVGSCGAQLHEDLIAWLDNQPMSSVMFPHGQLWGGPEREPGLWSKADANLYEYEISCSHRFLWSLRQPPPKGNMEDPSDYANLKHALPERFLDQTAPIRKVIGGPTGGSIGAPNSRRFVSH, from the exons GTTCGTGATGAGCAAGGCTGGGAT CTGTGTCAACCCTGTCCCGGCAAAGGTCGTTCCCTCTGTATTGCTCAAACGAGACTGGTCCAACATCCTCCTTGATCAGTTCAGACAGTTCAGTGAAACAGAAGGTATTGTTGTGAATATGTTCTTGGTATTGGAATCACATGCAGTCAGCTGCGTTGCGAGGGACAGGAACTCAGAAATGTACACCGTGGGACCAATATTGGACTTGAAAGGAGATGCTCGCGTGGGATCATGCGGTGCTCAGCTTCATGAGGACCTGATAGCGTGGCTTGATAACCAACCCATGTCATCAGTCATGTTCCCCCATGGGCAGCTTTGGGGAGGACCTGAGAGAGAGCCCGGGCTCTGGAGCAAGGCCGATGCAAACCTATATGAATATGAAATTTCTTGCTCGCACCGGTTTTTGTGGTCCTTACGCCAGCCACCGCCCAAGGGAAATATGGAGGACCCTAGTGACTACGCGAACCTCAAGCATGCCCTGCCAGAAAGATTCTTGGATCAAACAGCTCCGATTAGGAAGGTGATAGGGGGCCCCACAGGTGGCAGCATTGGTGCACCCAACAGTCGGAGGTTTGTGTCGCACTAA